The Euwallacea similis isolate ESF13 chromosome 12, ESF131.1, whole genome shotgun sequence region CTATAGATCGATACTACTTTTCTGCACATATAAAGCTTACAGATGAAAGCAAAGATCTTTTGCGGGAGAAGCTTGGCAGTACAATTCAATTCGATAATCTAGATGATCACTTCAATCTTAACCATgagaatttttatatctacTACAACAAATATAGTGAGCACAATGGTAGAAGTGAGCTACACGTTAGGGATGATAACGGTAAATATTTAACCTCCAATCTTCCACTTAATTACTATGGATTCTCAATGGAACTATCACCTGACGGAGCGTCAATTGCAGATTATGGTTTTTATCCTCTGTATGCAATCTATAACCCAAATCACTATGATAAAGCAAAGGAAAAAGTATTTGATGATCACGGTGAATTGTCACCAATTGCATCAAATGTgttagataattttttaagcaaCACAAATAGCTTAACCACACAAGATATATTACAAAATGTATTCTCACAACTGCAGAAGAAAGCTGATGAAGAAGCAGAAAGATTGGCAAGAGAAAGAGAAGCAGAAAGACAAAGGGAGGAAGAGTTAAATGAAAAGAACGAGGAGTTAAAAGAACTTGTAGAAAAGGATgagattaaaatattcaaagtggTAAAAGGTAATGATTTAGGTAATGGGCATTCAGCAGTAGTTTTACAACTTGATGGGGAAGAAGGTGACAAGATACCTCTCGACTCTAGTAAATACTACATAGCAGAGTATAGACACCACCCAGAATGGGAAGGcgatgaatatttaaattttgttagcCCTGATAGTGATATACTGGTTAAttatgaaaacttattttttgtgCTCAATCAAAGCTCCTACTCAGACTTTGAAAGTGGGTTTTATTCAGAAAACAGAACCGATCCCCATAATTATGCTAAATATTCAAAGGAACCATATTTGAGTGGTGACCAGCTATCTGAAAAATTATCTAATGAATAGGAGGAAGATAGCAATCAGATAGGTACTGAATTTACAATTGATGATGAGCAAGTAGACGAAGAAGTTGTGGTAGAGAGTGAAGCCAAGTCTGGGGAGAAAGGAACGGTTGGTGAGGATAACGCAAAAAATACTATACAGGAAGAAGAATCTAACTATATAGATCAAATGCAAGCGGATGATAGCAGCAGTTATAAACCAGCTTTGCAAAGCAATCGTGATGATTATGCTGATACGAAAAAAGCTCTGCAGGAAAAATTACATGGAGATGAAATACACAAGCAAAGTAATGAGAAAGCTCAAAAAGATatagaagtaaaaaaagtaactatGGAAACTGACAGTAGCAGTAATAA contains the following coding sequences:
- the LOC136412483 gene encoding putative leucine-rich repeat-containing protein DDB_G0290503, which produces MVNDKITLNFEIEKGEPIDRYYFSAHIKLTDESKDLLREKLGSTIQFDNLDDHFNLNHENFYIYYNKYSEHNGRSELHVRDDNGKYLTSNLPLNYYGFSMELSPDGASIADYGFYPLYAIYNPNHYDKAKEKVFDDHGELSPIASNVLDNFLSNTNSLTTQDILQNVFSQLQKKADEEAERLAREREAERQREEELNEKNEELKELVEKDEIKIFKVVKGNDLGNGHSAVVLQLDGEEGDKIPLDSSKYYIAEYRHHPEWEGDEYLNFVSPDSDILEEDSNQIGTEFTIDDEQVDEEVVVESEAKSGEKGTVGEDNAKNTIQEEESNYIDQMQADDSSSYKPALQSNRDDYADTKKALQEKLHGDEIHKQSNEKAQKDIEVKKVTMETDSSSNKTEKQTKPTEDEQETVMASVIENMDKNSDIEAETSNSVANSQHPLKIKTGSPLEVGKYKVELQVTYDDVKNFYDTVRGKYHAGDGYNYEQVMVLYNEIVRPAHNHHYELFTLDEAHVANDHLFIKGQDFGTLNDFNEMFYKSDELM